A genomic stretch from Gammaproteobacteria bacterium includes:
- a CDS encoding caspase family protein gives RRWGFQPNNIVTLVNEKATRENILKQVGLLYSRSAPGDEVFVYFSGHGTSGDDRDLNIPLPSESGAFIPYDIAGLSTNEDLLKKLIVGRRDLQPVFSRLDKGGRYVFVVMDACYSGNSVRGQYTDTQLPSRFLSSEDLLPNKGFGDDLKNSPSTWSNQAESNDKNAYPYEKIYYLAASGEHEPAQDIPPKMLNIYPTIDGKPHGAFTDTLLRVLNSEIEADMDQNGDISYSELKTSVRNLMRIRGFNHTPQGLPSLAEDKKNLASRGILGSGKDKAGSVMLAGNGLDVAIKPKVNAEKNNKYRVRLDEKNTLLSKALSQVKEISLVSDKADVLLKRNKDGLMLLTSGGDLVTSVDGLSAAEVADIVRRQALAEEWVSRDVPQDFSLELDLFGTGKGGTAVDGEQLGFSVRSGEKSYLLLLDIDPFGKVSVIYPYLPTELAPMIASETMELAGITQIRAPYGRDLILAYAFSTLLPEMEKVRAKSFYIDSEEMRYLESMLNNGNIRKSTVNLSLITASE, from the coding sequence TACGCCGCTGGGGATTTCAACCAAACAACATTGTCACCTTGGTAAATGAGAAGGCTACCAGGGAAAATATTCTGAAGCAGGTCGGGTTGCTGTACAGTCGCAGCGCACCTGGCGATGAAGTTTTCGTCTACTTTAGCGGTCATGGGACCAGTGGTGATGATCGGGATTTGAATATCCCACTGCCAAGTGAATCAGGTGCATTTATCCCTTATGATATTGCTGGCCTGTCCACCAATGAAGATTTGCTGAAAAAACTGATTGTTGGTCGTCGTGATCTTCAGCCGGTGTTTAGTCGGCTTGACAAAGGTGGGAGATATGTTTTTGTCGTCATGGATGCTTGCTATTCCGGCAACAGCGTGCGTGGACAGTACACGGATACGCAATTACCTTCGCGCTTTCTCAGCTCGGAAGATTTGTTACCTAATAAAGGTTTTGGTGATGACTTAAAAAATTCACCAAGCACGTGGTCGAATCAGGCAGAGAGCAACGATAAAAATGCCTACCCGTACGAAAAAATATACTATTTGGCAGCCAGCGGCGAACATGAGCCTGCACAGGACATTCCGCCAAAAATGCTGAATATTTATCCAACCATCGATGGAAAGCCTCATGGTGCGTTTACTGATACCTTGCTGCGCGTGCTAAACAGCGAGATAGAAGCAGATATGGATCAGAATGGTGACATCAGTTACAGCGAGCTGAAAACATCGGTCAGAAATCTGATGCGCATTCGTGGTTTTAATCATACGCCACAAGGTCTGCCCAGTCTTGCTGAAGACAAAAAAAACTTGGCATCACGCGGTATTTTGGGAAGTGGGAAGGATAAGGCGGGTTCCGTCATGTTGGCTGGAAATGGCTTGGATGTAGCCATAAAACCAAAAGTGAATGCCGAAAAAAATAACAAATATCGAGTGAGACTGGATGAAAAAAATACGTTACTTAGCAAAGCTCTGTCACAGGTAAAGGAAATTTCGCTTGTTTCGGACAAGGCAGATGTTTTGTTAAAGCGAAACAAGGACGGTTTGATGTTGCTGACCAGTGGCGGTGATCTTGTCACAAGTGTCGACGGGCTGTCCGCGGCTGAGGTCGCAGATATTGTTCGTCGACAAGCGCTCGCGGAAGAATGGGTTAGTCGAGATGTCCCGCAGGATTTTTCGCTGGAACTCGACCTTTTTGGAACTGGCAAGGGAGGAACGGCAGTTGATGGTGAACAGCTTGGATTTTCCGTGCGCAGTGGAGAAAAGTCCTATTTGTTACTGCTCGATATCGATCCCTTTGGCAAAGTCAGCGTCATCTATCCCTATTTGCCGACAGAACTTGCACCGATGATTGCTTCTGAAACGATGGAGTTGGCTGGAATTACTCAGATCAGAGCGCCGTATGGCCGTGATTTGATTTTGGCCTACGCATTTTCAACCTTGCTGCCTGAAATGGAAAAAGTTAGGGCGAAAAGTTTTTATATCGATAGTGAGGAAATGCGTTACCTGGAGTCGATGCTGAATAACGGCAATATCAGAAAATCCACGGTCAATTTGTCATTGATCACCGCGAGTGAATAG